From Lagenorhynchus albirostris chromosome 15, mLagAlb1.1, whole genome shotgun sequence, one genomic window encodes:
- the CTCFL gene encoding transcriptional repressor CTCFL translates to MAGIEISVPPEQFTKSKEPGLITEKALEEEEEGVCRAREHPSSEELEAESTHGALQAKLPGDELELLLAIPEEGEKHILTLQMVHLTSEDAELQDLAPQHQEEVQGMVQQAGSGLQSLVCLGEESQQSPHQCVTISIQEEVYLLQEVEVMQFHVLEENVTGASEGSKCAVSLAESSGSRKLEKGQEEERLLAEGGSSEETEGQFLLLEVRPGDEGRVEIVLTISPLNIEKPALGQAHVEEANATESQKKTKEGKRTFHCDICTFTSSRISSLNRHLKTHTNEKPYTCHLCLKAFRTVTVLRNHINTHTGTRPYKCGDCDMAFVTSGERARHRRYKHTHEKPFKCSMCKYASVEASKLKRHIRSHTGERPFQCHLCSYAGKDACKVKRHMRTHSEATSKRALQEIP, encoded by the exons ATGGCAGGGATCGAGATCTCTGTCCCTCCGGAGCAGTTCACCAAAAGCAAAGAACCAGGGTTGATAACAGAAAAAgccctggaggaggaagaagaaggggtGTGCAGAGCGAGGGAACACCCAAGCTCTGAAGAGTTAGAGGCCGAGAGCACCCACGGGGCCCTCCAGGCCAAGCTCCCAGGGGACGAGCTGGAGCTCCTGCTGGCCATCCCTGAGGAGGGCGAGAAGCACATCCTGACCCTGCAGATGGTGCACTTGACCTCCGAAGATGCAGAGCTGCAGGACCTGGCACCACAGCACCAGGAAGAGGTGCAGGGGATGGTGCAGCAGGCTGGTAGTGGGCTGCAGTCACTGGTGTGCCTTGGGGAGGAGTCCCAGCAGAGCCCGCATCAGTGTGTCACCATTAGCATCCAGGAGGAGGTGTACCTGCTGCAGGAGGTGGAGGTGATGCAGTTTCATGTTCTGGAGGAGAATGTGACCGGGGCCAGTGAAGGCAGTAAGTGTGCAGTGAGCCTGGCAGAAAGCTCTGGATCTAGAAAG CTTGAGAAAGGTCAGGAAGAGGAACGGCTGCTGGCTGAAGGTGGATCCAGTGAAGAAACAGAAGGgcagtttcttcttctggaagtGAGACCAGGAGATGAAGGAAGAGTTGAAATTGTTCTGACAATTTCACCCTTAAATATTGAGAAACCTGCGCTGGGTCAAGCGCATGTTGAAGAAGCCAACGCTACAGAAAGTCAAAAAAAGACCAAGG AAGGAAAACGAACCTTCCACTGTGACATCTGCACGTTCACCTCTTCTAGAATTTCGAGTTTGAATCGTCATCTGAAAACTCACACCAATGAAAAGCCTTATACGTGTCACCTTTGCCTGAAAGCTTTCCGTACTGTTACTGTCCTTCGGAATCATATCAACACCCATACAG GAACCAGGCCCTACAAGTGTGGTGACTGTGACATGGCATTTGTCACCAGTGGAGAACGTGCCCGACACAGACGTTATAAACACACTCACGAGAAGCCCtttaaatgttccatgtgcaagTACGCTAGCGTAGAG GCAAGTAAGTTGAAGCGCCACATCCGTTCGCACACGGGCGAGCGCCCCTTTCAGTGCCATCTCTGCAGCTACGCCGGCAAAGACGCCTGCAAGGTGAAACGGCACATGAGGACGCATTCCG AAGCAACTTCTAAACGTGCACTTCAAGAAATACCATGA